A window of Castanea sativa cultivar Marrone di Chiusa Pesio chromosome 1, ASM4071231v1 contains these coding sequences:
- the LOC142608917 gene encoding trans-cinnamate:CoA ligase, peroxisomal-like, producing the protein MDKLEKCGANYAPLSPVTFLNRASKVYANRTSVIYEGTRFTWRETYQRCCALASSLLTLNIDKNDVVSVLAPNIPALYEMHFAVPMAGAVLNTINTRLDSKNIAAILRHSEAKVFFVDCQFVSVAREALLLLVAESSNIPLVIVIDDVDTPTGVRLGELEYEELVKKDNLSNNYLPSEQELDEWDPIALNYTSGTTSEPKGVVYSHRGAYLSTLSLVLGWEMGSEPVYLWTLPMFHCNGWTFTWGIAARGGTNVCLRNPTAHDIYSNISIHKVTHMCCAPIVFNIILQAGPNERRDITTPVQILTGGAPPPAALLEKIEPLGFHVTHAYGLTEATGPALVCEWQTKWNQLPKDKQAKLKARQGISILTLADVDVKDLKTMASVPYDGKTMGEIVLRGSSIMKGYFKDQKATSKAFKDGWFLTGDVGVVHPDGYLEIKDRSKDVIISGGENISSVELESVLYKHPRVLEAAVVAMPHPRWGESPCAFISIRKNSSGKTQDVTEAEIISYCRKNLPRFMIPKKVEFLPELPKNATGKILKNELRAKANDFVIVAENLSNHKSTQVNTAQLAPQPQYNNGEQIMAMSRL; encoded by the exons ATGGACAAGTTAGAGAAATGCGGTGCCAACTATGCCCCTCTTTCCCCTGTAACTTTCTTAAATAGAGCCTCTAAGGTTTATGCCAATCGTACCTCTGTTATATACGAGGGTACCCGCTTCACATGGAGGGAGACATACCAACGTTGCTGTGCTCTTGCTTCTTCTCTTCTTACTCTTAACATTGACAAGAATGATGTT GTATCTGTGTTGGCTCCTAACATTCCAGCCCTGTATGAGATGCATTTTGCAGTGCCTATGGCCGGTGCTGTGCTTAACACTATTAATACCCGGCTCGATTCCAAAAACATAGCTGCTATTCTCCGGCACTCTGAAGCGAAGGTCTTCTTTGTGGATTGCCAATTTGTGTCGGTAGCAAGAGAAGCTCTCCTCTTACTCGTGGCGGAGTCGTCCAATATCCCTTTGGTGATTGTCATCGATGATGTTGACACACCAACGGGTGTTCGGCTAGGCGAATTGGAGTACGAGGAACTTGTCAAAAAGGACAATCTTAGCAACAATTATCTTCCTAGTGAGCAGGAGCTAGATGAGTGGGATCCAATTGCTTTGAATTACACATCAGGAACAACATCTGAGCCTAAAGGTGTTGTGTACAGCCATAGGGGTGCTTATCTTAGCACTCTAAGCCTAGTCCTTGGATGGGAGATGGGAAGTGAGCCTGTGTATTTGTGGACACTTCCTATGTTCCATTGCAATGGGTGGACTTTCACGTGGGGCATAGCAGCACGCGGAGGAACCAACGTGTGTTTGCGCAACCCCACAGCACATGACATCTACAGCAACATTTCTATTCACAAAGTCACACACATGTGTTGTGCACCCATCGTTTTCAACATCATTTTACAAGCTGGACCCAATGAGCGCAGAGATATCACCACTCCGGTTCAAATACTCACCGGTGGAGCACCTCCACCTGCTGCACTGCTCGAAAAAATCGAACCACTTGGGTTCCATGTCACACACGCTTATGGCCTCACCGAGGCAACAGGACCTGCCCTGGTGTGTGAATGGCAAACCAAGTGGAATCAACTGCCAAAAGATAAACAGGCAAAGCTTAAGGCACGTCAAGGTATCAGCATACTAACTCTAGCAGATGTTGATGTGAAGGATTTGAAAACGATGGCAAGTGTGCCATATGATGGAAAAACCATGGGGGAGATAGTCCTGCGTGGGAGTAGCATCATGAAGGGGTATTTCAAGGACCAAAAGGCTACATCCAAAGCCTTCAAGGATGGTTGGTTCTTAACAGGTGATGTTGGTGTTGTACATCCAGACGGGTACTTAGAAATCAAGGACAGGTCTAAAGATGTCATCATTTCTGGAGGTGAAAATATCAGCAGTGTAGAATTGGAGTCAGTGCTGTATAAACACCCAAGAGTTCTTGAAGCAGCAGTGGTAGCAATGCCACACCCTCGTTGGGGAGAGAGTCCCTGTGCTTTTATCTCAATCAGAAAGAACTCCAGTGGCAAAACACAGGATGTGACTGAGGCAGAGATCATATCCTATTGCAGGAAAAATCTTCCCCGTTTCATGATTCCAAAGAAGGTGGAATTCTTGCCGGAGCTACCAAAGAATGCAACAGGAAAGATTTTGAAGAATGAACTGAGGGCTAAAGCAAATGACTTTGTGATTGTCGCCGAGAATCTTTCAAACCACAAGTCCACCCAAGTCAATACAGCCCAACTTGCTCCTCAACCTCAATATAATAATGGTGAGCAGATTATGGCCATGTCCCGACTCTGA